From the genome of Hymenobacter sp. PAMC 26628, one region includes:
- a CDS encoding M3 family oligoendopeptidase, translating to MIQFAEPSAASATDTQRPPRHYVPEDFQVTDWAALEGYFQELEARPVASAEALERWLLDRSELEAVLSEDLAWRYIRMTCATQDAARSEAFQYFVNEIEPRVAPYDHALNEKMLASPYLGGLDQTRYGVFLRSVRRASEIYRVENIPLKTEISTKQQQYAATAGAMTVTLDGEELTLPQAADRLKSPNRAVRETAWRAVQQRRLHDAKSLDALFTELVGLRHQVALNAGFSNFRDYMFAALGRFDYTAQDCFNFHRAIRETVVPLIDDLDLERRQDLNQPALRPWDLDVDPSGQPPLRPFATGEELLEKTIAVFQALDPYLGDCLRTMRQMGQLDLESRKGKAPGGYNYPLDETGVPFIFMNATSSLRDVVTMLHEGGHAVHSFLTRHLALGADKHPPSEVAELASMSMELISMDHWDVFFENPADLRRAKKTHLESVLETFPWVATIDKFQHWVYEHPAHTETERHHRWTEIFDEFNQRTVDWRGLEGIKPYLWQKQLHLYEVPFYYIEYAMAQLGAIAVWRHYRQNPAEGLAAYKRALALGYTAPIGQIYAAAGIRFDFSTDYLRTLADFVREEMAVL from the coding sequence ATGATCCAATTTGCTGAACCCTCGGCCGCCTCGGCCACTGACACCCAGCGCCCCCCGCGCCATTACGTGCCCGAAGATTTTCAGGTGACGGACTGGGCCGCGCTGGAAGGCTACTTTCAGGAGCTTGAAGCCCGCCCTGTGGCCTCGGCCGAGGCGCTGGAGCGCTGGCTGCTCGACCGCTCGGAGCTGGAAGCCGTGTTGAGCGAAGACCTGGCCTGGCGCTACATCCGCATGACTTGCGCTACCCAGGATGCCGCCCGCTCCGAAGCGTTCCAGTATTTTGTGAACGAGATTGAGCCCCGCGTGGCCCCCTACGACCACGCCCTGAACGAGAAGATGCTGGCCTCGCCCTACCTCGGCGGGCTCGACCAGACGCGCTACGGCGTGTTTCTGCGCTCGGTGCGCCGGGCCTCGGAAATCTACCGGGTGGAAAACATCCCGCTCAAAACCGAAATCAGCACCAAGCAGCAGCAGTACGCCGCCACCGCCGGGGCCATGACCGTGACGCTCGACGGCGAGGAACTGACCCTGCCCCAGGCCGCCGACCGCCTCAAAAGCCCCAACCGCGCCGTGCGCGAAACCGCCTGGCGCGCCGTGCAGCAGCGCCGCCTGCACGACGCCAAGAGCCTCGACGCGCTGTTTACCGAGCTGGTGGGCCTGCGCCACCAGGTGGCATTGAACGCCGGTTTTAGCAACTTCCGTGACTACATGTTTGCCGCGCTGGGCCGGTTCGACTACACGGCGCAAGACTGCTTCAACTTCCACCGCGCCATCCGCGAAACGGTGGTGCCCCTGATTGACGACCTCGATTTGGAGCGCCGCCAGGACCTGAACCAGCCCGCCCTGCGCCCCTGGGACCTCGACGTGGACCCCAGCGGCCAGCCGCCGCTGCGCCCCTTCGCCACCGGCGAAGAGCTGCTGGAGAAAACCATCGCCGTGTTCCAGGCCCTCGACCCGTACCTGGGCGACTGCCTGCGCACCATGCGCCAGATGGGCCAGCTCGATCTGGAAAGCCGCAAGGGCAAGGCCCCCGGCGGCTACAACTACCCGCTGGACGAAACCGGCGTGCCGTTTATTTTCATGAACGCTACCAGCAGCCTGCGCGACGTGGTGACGATGCTGCACGAGGGCGGCCACGCCGTGCACAGCTTCCTCACGCGCCACTTGGCGCTGGGCGCCGACAAGCACCCGCCATCCGAGGTGGCCGAGCTGGCTTCGATGAGCATGGAGCTGATCAGCATGGACCACTGGGACGTGTTTTTTGAGAATCCCGCCGACTTGCGCCGGGCCAAGAAAACGCACTTGGAGAGCGTGCTCGAAACCTTCCCCTGGGTGGCCACCATCGACAAGTTTCAGCATTGGGTGTACGAGCACCCGGCGCACACCGAAACCGAGCGCCACCACCGCTGGACGGAAATCTTCGACGAGTTCAACCAGCGCACCGTGGACTGGCGCGGGCTGGAAGGCATTAAACCCTACCTGTGGCAGAAGCAGTTGCACCTCTACGAAGTGCCGTTCTACTACATCGAGTACGCCATGGCCCAGCTCGGGGCCATTGCCGTGTGGCGCCACTACCGCCAAAATCCCGCCGAGGGCTTGGCGGCCTACAAGCGGGCCTTGGCCTTGGGCTACACCGCGCCCATCGGCCAGATTTACGCCGCCGCTGGCATCCGCTTCGACTTCAGCACCGACTACCTGCGCACGCTGGCCGACTTCGTGCGCGAAGAAATGGCCGTCTTGTAA
- a CDS encoding ferredoxin--NADP reductase, with product MYQTLTVVALTQETPDAITIHLERPDRQPIAAQPGQFLTLILPCGPGGKKERRAYSLSSTPHEAPRLAVTVKRVVGGLMSNYLLDTVRVGQQIEVMNPLGNFTLKPSPKAARSLVLVGAGSGITPLMAMLKAVLHGEPASHVLLIYGNRDEENVIFKDQLAQLEAASRGRLQVEHVYSQPLRPGGPHQHTGRLNRTTLLRILEQRHQFPAEQAEYFLCGPEGLMTEARAAFALLCVPESRVHWESFTASTSAFEEAAVAAAGAHGDVSASPADAPAGARRVTVQYEGAEYVVAVPAGTTILDAALDQDIDLPYSCQAGVCTACRGKCLSGKVHLDERDGLSDSELKQGYILTCVAHPQTDDVVIEIG from the coding sequence ATGTACCAAACCCTGACCGTTGTTGCGCTGACCCAGGAAACCCCCGATGCCATCACCATTCACCTGGAGCGGCCCGACCGGCAGCCCATTGCGGCCCAGCCCGGCCAGTTCCTGACCCTGATTCTGCCCTGCGGGCCCGGCGGCAAAAAGGAGCGCCGCGCCTACTCGCTCAGCAGCACCCCGCACGAAGCCCCGCGCCTGGCCGTGACGGTGAAGCGCGTGGTGGGCGGCTTGATGAGCAACTACTTGCTTGACACCGTGCGCGTGGGCCAGCAGATTGAAGTGATGAACCCGCTCGGCAACTTCACCCTCAAGCCCAGCCCCAAGGCGGCCCGCTCGCTGGTGCTGGTGGGGGCCGGCTCGGGCATCACCCCGCTCATGGCCATGCTGAAGGCCGTGCTGCACGGCGAGCCCGCCAGCCACGTACTCCTGATTTACGGCAACCGCGACGAGGAAAACGTCATCTTCAAAGACCAGCTCGCACAACTGGAGGCCGCCAGCCGCGGCCGCCTGCAAGTAGAGCACGTGTACAGCCAGCCGCTGCGCCCCGGGGGCCCCCACCAGCACACCGGCCGCCTCAACCGCACCACGCTGCTGCGCATCCTGGAGCAGCGCCACCAGTTTCCGGCCGAGCAGGCCGAGTACTTCCTCTGCGGGCCCGAGGGGCTGATGACGGAGGCGCGCGCCGCGTTTGCCCTGCTGTGCGTGCCCGAGAGCCGCGTGCACTGGGAGAGCTTCACGGCTTCGACCAGCGCGTTTGAGGAAGCGGCCGTGGCGGCGGCCGGCGCGCACGGCGACGTGTCGGCCAGCCCGGCCGATGCCCCCGCCGGGGCCCGGCGCGTTACGGTGCAGTACGAAGGGGCCGAGTACGTGGTGGCCGTGCCCGCGGGCACCACCATCCTCGACGCCGCCCTCGACCAGGACATTGACCTGCCGTATTCGTGCCAGGCGGGGGTGTGCACCGCCTGCCGCGGTAAGTGCCTGAGCGGCAAGGTGCACCTCGACGAGCGCGACGGCTTGTCGGATTCGGAACTGAAGCAGGGCTACATTCTGACCTGCGTGGCCCACCCCCAAACCGACGACGTGGTGATAGAGATAGGCTAG
- a CDS encoding peptidoglycan DD-metalloendopeptidase family protein — MPTPFLRALALAPAAPVVPVPLGAPSAARLDFTAANPLLTPEALRDTPAFDALVQRLLADQRATTGLGGYLENRVIYRRSAHFGAAELARSLHLGVDVWVPAGTPVAAPLPATVHSLADNNNFGDYGPTAILQHELAGTVFYSLYGHLGRAEWQHLRPGQALATGETFATVGPYPENGDWPPHLHFQLMLDLQGRRGDFPGVARPDERDHWTALCPDPNLLLRSPLL, encoded by the coding sequence ATGCCCACCCCTTTTCTCCGCGCCCTGGCGCTGGCCCCGGCCGCGCCGGTGGTGCCCGTGCCCCTGGGGGCCCCCAGCGCCGCCCGCCTCGATTTCACCGCCGCCAACCCGCTGCTCACCCCCGAAGCCCTGCGCGACACGCCGGCCTTCGATGCGCTGGTGCAGCGCCTGCTGGCCGACCAGCGCGCCACCACCGGCCTCGGCGGCTACCTCGAGAACCGCGTCATCTACCGCCGCAGCGCTCATTTTGGGGCGGCCGAGCTGGCCCGCTCCCTGCACCTGGGCGTGGACGTGTGGGTGCCCGCCGGCACGCCCGTGGCCGCGCCGCTGCCCGCCACCGTGCACAGCCTGGCCGACAACAACAACTTTGGCGACTACGGCCCCACCGCCATTTTGCAGCACGAACTGGCCGGCACCGTTTTTTATAGCCTCTACGGCCACCTGGGCCGCGCCGAGTGGCAGCACCTGCGCCCTGGCCAGGCCCTGGCCACCGGCGAAACCTTCGCCACTGTGGGGCCCTACCCCGAGAACGGCGACTGGCCCCCGCACCTGCACTTCCAGCTGATGCTGGACCTGCAAGGCCGCCGGGGCGACTTCCCCGGCGTGGCCCGGCCCGACGAGCGGGACCACTGGACCGCGCTCTGCCCCGACCCGAATTTGCTGCTGCGCTCGCCCCTGCTTTAG
- a CDS encoding ABC transporter permease — MNVARYISHKIDGGADSGSFTSSVTKIAIISIAMGLGVMIVSFAILQGFRNEIQSKIFSFGAHLQVSRYDTNNSLEVAPIGGPSVEKRLHQFPQVKTVQAYAYKTAIIKTPDEVLGVVMKGIDEKEGQSPMRQNLVAGDFLHFPADSASTDVLLSRKMANKLNLKVGSEALFYFIQNPPRIRRFRVSGIYQTGLDEFDEAYVVGDIRQIRELNAWPDSLVGGLEVVLKDFKRLDRTADQIYEALPYDLKIDKITEQYAQLFDWLQLLNRNVLIFLVLIIFVATFNMVATIFIMILERTNMIGVLKALGATDNQIRQMFFFRGLSLTVRGMLIGNAVGLGFCAIQYYFKVIPLDPENYYMDRVPIFWDFKVLLVLNVATFGTTLLAILVPTYLISRIKPVVAIKFD, encoded by the coding sequence ATGAACGTTGCCCGCTACATATCGCACAAAATCGACGGCGGGGCCGATTCCGGCTCCTTCACTTCGTCGGTCACAAAAATAGCCATCATCAGCATCGCCATGGGGCTGGGCGTGATGATTGTGTCGTTTGCCATCCTGCAAGGGTTCCGCAACGAGATTCAGAGCAAGATTTTCTCGTTTGGGGCCCACCTCCAGGTGTCGCGCTACGACACCAACAATTCGCTCGAAGTGGCCCCCATCGGGGGCCCGTCCGTCGAGAAGCGCCTGCACCAGTTCCCGCAGGTGAAAACGGTGCAGGCGTACGCCTACAAAACGGCCATCATCAAAACCCCCGACGAGGTGCTGGGCGTGGTGATGAAGGGCATTGATGAGAAGGAAGGCCAGTCGCCCATGCGCCAAAACCTGGTGGCGGGCGATTTCCTGCACTTCCCCGCCGACTCGGCCAGCACCGACGTGCTGCTCTCGCGCAAGATGGCCAACAAGCTGAACCTCAAGGTGGGCAGCGAGGCGCTGTTCTACTTCATTCAGAACCCGCCGCGCATCCGGCGCTTCCGGGTGAGCGGCATTTACCAAACCGGGCTCGACGAGTTCGACGAGGCCTACGTGGTGGGCGACATCCGGCAGATTCGGGAATTGAACGCTTGGCCCGACTCGCTGGTCGGGGGCCTGGAAGTGGTGCTCAAGGACTTCAAGCGCCTCGACCGCACCGCCGACCAGATCTACGAGGCGCTGCCCTACGACCTCAAAATCGACAAGATTACCGAGCAGTACGCCCAGCTCTTCGACTGGCTGCAACTGCTCAACCGCAACGTCCTCATCTTCTTGGTGCTCATTATTTTTGTGGCCACGTTCAACATGGTGGCCACCATTTTCATCATGATTTTGGAGCGCACCAACATGATTGGCGTGCTGAAGGCGCTGGGCGCGACGGACAACCAAATCCGGCAGATGTTCTTCTTCCGGGGCCTCTCGCTCACGGTGCGCGGCATGCTCATCGGCAACGCCGTAGGGCTGGGCTTCTGCGCCATCCAGTACTACTTCAAGGTCATCCCACTCGACCCCGAGAACTATTACATGGACCGCGTGCCCATTTTCTGGGACTTTAAAGTGCTGCTTGTGCTCAACGTGGCCACCTTCGGCACCACGCTGTTGGCCATTCTGGTTCCCACGTACTTAATCTCGCGGATTAAGCCCGTAGTAGCCATCAAGTTCGATTAG
- a CDS encoding exo-beta-N-acetylmuramidase NamZ family protein encodes MPSPTLFPFLALLLALRTCTAAPGPTSAQPAAGAPGPAGPVVGAARLAQYLPQLKGKRVGLVVNQSSRVGNTYLVDTLRSRGVNVTAIFAPEHGFRGEAADGATIQDGRDARSGVPVRSVYGKTKKPTPEMLADVDVLIFDIQDVGARFYTFISTLHLVMEAAAEQGKTVIVLDRPNPNGTAVDGPVREPALASFVGQDALPIAHGLTVGELAQMINGEKWLAGGRRCRLTVVPLGPGYTHATPYALPVRPSPNLPTPHAVALYPTVCLFEGTNVSVGRGTDFPFEAIGGPAQPASRPFSFTPKPNAGSPTPPLNGQLCYGLDLRGAPVPPTGLSVQYLLDFYKQSTDKEHFFTKYFEQLSGTPALRQQIIAGKTEAEIRASWEPGLGQFKQMRKKYLLYPER; translated from the coding sequence ATGCCCAGCCCCACTTTGTTTCCTTTCCTGGCGCTGCTGCTGGCGCTGCGCACCTGCACCGCGGCGCCGGGGCCTACCTCGGCCCAGCCGGCGGCCGGGGCCCCGGGGCCGGCCGGCCCGGTGGTGGGCGCGGCGCGGCTGGCGCAGTACTTGCCGCAGCTTAAGGGCAAGCGCGTGGGGTTAGTCGTCAACCAGTCGAGCCGCGTGGGCAACACCTATTTAGTAGACACGCTGCGCAGCCGGGGCGTGAACGTGACGGCCATCTTCGCGCCCGAGCACGGCTTCCGCGGCGAGGCCGCCGACGGTGCCACCATCCAGGACGGGCGCGATGCCCGCAGCGGCGTGCCCGTGCGCTCGGTGTACGGCAAAACCAAGAAGCCCACCCCCGAAATGCTGGCCGACGTGGACGTGCTAATCTTTGACATTCAGGACGTAGGGGCCCGGTTCTACACCTTCATCAGCACGCTGCACCTGGTAATGGAAGCCGCCGCCGAGCAGGGCAAAACCGTTATCGTGCTCGACCGGCCCAACCCCAACGGCACCGCCGTGGACGGCCCCGTGCGCGAGCCCGCGCTGGCCTCGTTCGTGGGCCAAGACGCGCTGCCCATCGCCCACGGCCTCACGGTGGGCGAGCTGGCGCAGATGATCAACGGCGAAAAGTGGCTGGCCGGCGGCCGCCGCTGCCGCCTCACGGTGGTGCCGCTGGGCCCCGGCTACACCCACGCCACGCCCTATGCGCTGCCCGTGCGCCCCTCGCCCAACCTGCCCACGCCCCACGCCGTGGCCCTGTACCCCACCGTGTGCCTGTTCGAGGGCACCAATGTGAGCGTGGGCCGCGGCACCGATTTCCCGTTTGAGGCCATTGGGGGCCCCGCGCAGCCGGCCAGCCGGCCGTTCTCGTTCACCCCGAAGCCCAACGCTGGCTCGCCCACCCCGCCGCTCAACGGCCAACTCTGTTATGGGCTGGATTTGCGCGGGGCCCCGGTGCCGCCCACCGGCTTGTCGGTGCAGTACCTGCTTGATTTTTATAAACAAAGCACCGACAAGGAGCATTTTTTCACCAAGTACTTCGAACAGCTCAGCGGCACGCCGGCCCTGCGCCAGCAAATCATCGCCGGCAAAACCGAAGCCGAAATCCGCGCCTCCTGGGAGCCCGGGCTGGGCCAGTTCAAGCAAATGCGCAAGAAGTATTTGCTGTACCCGGAGCGGTAG
- the fmt gene encoding methionyl-tRNA formyltransferase, with amino-acid sequence MLIPLRIIFMGTPEFAVPTLEALLGWPGGRVVAVVTAPDRPAGRGRQLQASAVKAAAEGHGLPVLQPTNLKSPDFQAELKSYHADLQVVVAFRMLPEAVWAMPRLGSINIHASLLPQYRGAAPINWALIRGETETGVSSFFLRHEIDTGDLIFQDRVAIAPEDDFGTLYTKLKHAGALLARRSVEALAAGTAPSLPQQMGGDLRPAPKIQKETGRLDFTQSAVDLMNLVRGLAPAPVAFAPLPDGRILKIFRAGALPAGSQKPPGTWATDGRRYLRVRAADGWLDLLDIQAEGKKRMSVEEFLRGNKLVF; translated from the coding sequence ATGCTCATTCCCCTTCGCATCATTTTTATGGGCACGCCCGAGTTTGCGGTGCCCACTTTGGAAGCGCTGCTGGGCTGGCCCGGCGGCCGGGTGGTGGCCGTCGTCACGGCCCCCGACCGGCCCGCGGGGCGCGGCCGCCAGCTCCAGGCCTCAGCCGTGAAGGCCGCCGCCGAGGGCCACGGCCTGCCCGTGCTGCAACCCACGAACCTGAAATCGCCCGATTTTCAGGCCGAGCTGAAAAGCTACCATGCAGATTTGCAGGTAGTGGTGGCCTTCCGGATGCTGCCCGAGGCGGTGTGGGCCATGCCGCGGCTGGGCAGCATTAATATCCACGCCTCGCTGCTGCCGCAGTACCGCGGCGCGGCGCCCATCAACTGGGCCCTCATCCGGGGCGAAACGGAAACCGGCGTGAGCAGCTTCTTTTTGCGCCACGAAATTGACACCGGCGACCTAATTTTCCAGGACCGCGTGGCCATTGCACCGGAGGACGATTTCGGTACGCTCTACACCAAGCTGAAGCACGCCGGGGCCCTGCTGGCCCGCCGCTCGGTGGAGGCCCTGGCCGCCGGCACTGCCCCCAGCCTGCCCCAGCAAATGGGCGGCGACCTGCGCCCGGCCCCCAAAATCCAGAAGGAAACCGGCCGGCTCGACTTCACCCAATCGGCCGTCGATTTGATGAACCTGGTGCGGGGCCTGGCGCCCGCGCCCGTGGCCTTCGCGCCGCTGCCCGACGGCCGCATCCTCAAGATTTTCCGCGCCGGGGCCCTGCCCGCGGGCTCGCAGAAGCCGCCCGGCACCTGGGCCACCGACGGCCGCCGCTACCTGCGCGTGCGCGCCGCCGACGGCTGGCTCGACCTGCTCGACATCCAGGCCGAGGGCAAAAAACGCATGAGCGTGGAGGAGTTTTTACGGGGCAACAAACTGGTTTTCTGA
- a CDS encoding dihydrofolate reductase has translation MVALVVAVADNDVIGHRGQLPWGRMKTDLQHFKALTLGHPVVMGRKTYDSIGRALPGRPNLVVTRQAGWAAPGCEAAASVLGALARAQELDSEVVCVIGGGEIYREALNAADVVYLTEVHHAFEGDATFPALSPTAWREETRERHEADADNPYAFSFVTLRRR, from the coding sequence ATGGTAGCATTAGTAGTGGCCGTGGCCGACAACGACGTAATTGGCCACCGCGGGCAGCTGCCCTGGGGCCGGATGAAGACCGATTTGCAGCATTTCAAGGCCCTCACCCTGGGCCACCCGGTGGTAATGGGCCGCAAAACCTACGACAGCATCGGGAGGGCCCTGCCGGGCCGCCCCAACCTGGTGGTGACGCGCCAGGCCGGCTGGGCCGCGCCCGGCTGCGAGGCCGCCGCCTCGGTGCTGGGGGCCCTGGCCCGCGCCCAAGAACTTGATAGCGAGGTAGTGTGCGTCATCGGCGGCGGCGAGATTTACCGCGAGGCGCTAAACGCGGCCGACGTGGTGTACCTCACCGAAGTGCACCACGCCTTCGAGGGCGACGCTACCTTCCCCGCCCTTTCTCCCACTGCTTGGCGCGAGGAAACCCGCGAGCGGCACGAAGCCGACGCTGATAATCCTTACGCCTTCAGCTTCGTAACGCTGCGCCGGCGCTGA
- a CDS encoding GNAT family N-acetyltransferase: protein MDIRPIPFAATYPLRHQVLWPDKPMTYCHLPDDPLGQHFGAFQNEELVAVISLFVQGPVAQFRKFATRPDCQGQGLGSALLRHVLAEADRLGAQRIWCSARLATLPFYERFGLGPDGPVFEKEGIPYMRLQKDLP from the coding sequence ATGGACATCCGGCCCATTCCCTTCGCCGCTACGTACCCGCTGCGCCACCAGGTGCTGTGGCCCGATAAGCCCATGACGTACTGCCACTTGCCCGACGATCCGCTTGGGCAGCACTTTGGCGCGTTCCAAAACGAGGAACTGGTGGCGGTGATTTCGCTATTCGTGCAGGGGCCCGTGGCGCAGTTCCGCAAGTTTGCCACCCGGCCCGATTGCCAGGGCCAAGGGCTAGGCTCGGCCTTGCTGCGCCACGTACTGGCGGAAGCGGACCGGCTGGGGGCCCAGCGCATCTGGTGCAGCGCCCGGCTGGCCACGCTGCCGTTCTACGAGCGGTTCGGCCTGGGGCCCGACGGGCCGGTTTTTGAGAAGGAAGGCATCCCGTACATGCGGTTGCAGAAGGATTTGCCGTAG